One window of the Longimicrobiales bacterium genome contains the following:
- a CDS encoding GNAT family N-acetyltransferase — protein sequence MSSTEITLRRATPADTRPAFDLSMASMRDLFARQGQEWKLDPESFWTVLEPFLTHLAAHAAEWWVAEDPADGSMVGYARSIERGGLFELSEFFIRPERQSAGLGRRLMQRVYPPGRGDVRAIIATTDFRGLRRYYAAGTVARFAMASLAAPPKPTRSAGNLETVRAVFEDLPEIVAIEEAVFGYPRHADYPWLFAQRESYLYRRAGRAVGFAFFSETGQGPIAALEPTDLPMILLHLEAQAHARGMESISFEVPMINEVAMQHLLGRGFKIDAPLNLLMSNVPFGKFDRLVAFAPAIVL from the coding sequence ATGTCGAGCACAGAAATCACACTCCGTCGCGCAACCCCCGCCGACACCCGTCCGGCATTCGATCTCTCCATGGCATCAATGAGAGATCTATTCGCCCGTCAGGGCCAGGAGTGGAAGCTGGATCCGGAATCATTCTGGACGGTGCTGGAGCCATTCCTCACTCATCTGGCCGCTCACGCGGCAGAGTGGTGGGTCGCGGAGGACCCCGCCGATGGCTCCATGGTCGGCTACGCGCGCTCGATCGAACGGGGTGGTCTGTTTGAGTTGTCCGAATTCTTCATCCGTCCAGAGCGACAGTCGGCAGGTCTAGGTCGGCGACTGATGCAACGGGTATACCCGCCTGGACGGGGCGACGTCCGAGCGATTATCGCGACGACAGACTTCCGTGGACTGCGCCGCTACTACGCGGCAGGAACGGTGGCCCGCTTCGCGATGGCATCCCTCGCGGCGCCCCCCAAGCCAACGCGCAGTGCCGGGAACCTGGAAACCGTGCGAGCGGTGTTCGAAGATCTGCCCGAGATCGTGGCCATCGAGGAAGCAGTGTTTGGTTATCCGCGACACGCCGACTACCCATGGCTCTTTGCGCAGCGCGAGTCGTATCTGTATCGCCGGGCTGGCCGCGCGGTGGGCTTTGCGTTCTTCAGCGAGACCGGCCAGGGGCCGATAGCCGCGTTAGAGCCAACAGACCTGCCGATGATACTGCTGCACCTCGAAGCACAGGCGCACGCCCGCGGGATGGAGAGTATCTCCTTCGAGGTTCCCATGATCAACGAAGTTGCGATGCAACACCTACTGGGCCGTGGTTTCAAGATTGATGCTCCGCTCAACCTACTGATGTCCAACGTACCATTTGGCAAGTTCGATCGGCTGGTCGCGTTTGCGCCGGCCATCGTCCTGTGA
- a CDS encoding type II CAAX endopeptidase family protein, which translates to MRLDSIDDAPADTSQGSAEVRTSSYRLLALMCGLIVGWGLLMQHFEGNIYGIMGPFALSVVGVIAALFTHELRRWLRPSKLALLSGLGVGVAMTLLTYPLFFLARATFPGLGSAVSELYATAQRISVAEALPWVVAIIIAEELLWRGALLQVLSCRVPDRLAMVLSVLSYALAQFGSGSWIVMLLAAVCGSIWTLQRRWTHSLVAPLISHIIWTTTVVVLHPVTDG; encoded by the coding sequence GTGAGGCTCGATTCCATCGACGACGCGCCCGCGGACACCTCGCAAGGATCCGCCGAGGTGCGCACCTCGTCCTACCGGCTGCTGGCGCTGATGTGCGGCTTGATCGTCGGCTGGGGCCTGCTCATGCAGCACTTCGAGGGCAACATCTACGGCATCATGGGGCCGTTCGCGCTGAGCGTGGTCGGGGTCATCGCCGCCCTGTTTACGCATGAGCTTCGCCGCTGGCTGCGCCCCAGCAAGCTCGCCCTGCTGAGCGGGCTGGGCGTCGGGGTTGCCATGACCCTGCTCACCTATCCCCTCTTCTTCCTGGCCCGGGCAACCTTCCCAGGGCTCGGCAGCGCCGTGAGCGAGCTGTACGCCACCGCGCAACGCATCAGCGTCGCGGAGGCCCTCCCCTGGGTCGTGGCCATCATCATCGCCGAGGAGTTGCTGTGGCGCGGCGCACTGTTGCAGGTGCTCTCCTGCCGCGTCCCTGACCGCCTGGCGATGGTCCTCAGCGTACTCAGCTACGCCCTCGCCCAGTTCGGCTCCGGCTCGTGGATCGTCATGCTGCTGGCCGCGGTGTGCGGCAGCATCTGGACGCTGCAACGCCGCTGGACTCACTCACTAGTAGCACCGCTCATCAGTCACATCATCTGGACAACTACGGTGGTGGTGCTGCATCCGGTCACGGACGGCTGA
- a CDS encoding NAD(P)H-binding protein: MLTGATGFVGRHLFPMLSERGYEVVGATRSPERARLAFPGREFRRLDVTGRLSAEAALQGCQAAFYLVHGMAGGAGYEEVERRSARAFSEAAARAGVSRIIYLGGIRPRGPISRHLSSRLRVGEILREGPVPTLELQASMIIGGGSESWRIVRDLAARLPFMVLPAWLDHQTQPIGIGDVTFALARALELPLPASRALALPGPEVLSAREIILRTARLLGSRPLALRVPVVTPKLSSYWITFITRADQRISEELVEGLLSDLVSEDEGFWRLAPEHTRMSFDAAARAALLDEQRDLSMRARVAELLIRTLSFGAIKRVSSNDA, from the coding sequence TTGCTCACCGGGGCCACCGGCTTCGTCGGTCGCCACCTATTCCCGATGCTCAGCGAGCGCGGGTACGAAGTGGTCGGCGCTACGCGCTCACCCGAGCGCGCGCGGCTCGCTTTCCCGGGTCGTGAGTTCCGCCGGCTCGACGTGACCGGCCGCCTCTCCGCGGAGGCCGCGCTGCAGGGTTGTCAGGCCGCCTTTTATCTCGTCCACGGGATGGCCGGTGGCGCCGGCTACGAGGAGGTCGAGCGTCGCAGCGCGCGCGCGTTCAGCGAGGCGGCCGCGCGCGCGGGCGTCTCCCGCATCATCTACCTCGGCGGTATCCGGCCACGCGGGCCGATTTCACGGCACCTGTCGAGCCGGCTACGCGTGGGCGAGATTCTGCGCGAGGGGCCGGTGCCTACGCTCGAGCTGCAGGCGTCGATGATCATCGGCGGCGGCAGCGAGAGCTGGCGCATCGTGCGCGACTTGGCAGCGCGCCTGCCGTTCATGGTCCTGCCGGCCTGGCTCGACCACCAGACTCAGCCAATCGGCATCGGCGATGTCACCTTTGCGCTCGCCCGCGCGCTCGAGCTGCCGCTGCCGGCGAGCAGGGCTCTGGCGCTGCCCGGCCCGGAGGTGCTCTCGGCGCGCGAGATCATCCTGCGCACCGCCCGCCTGCTCGGTAGTCGACCGCTGGCGCTGCGAGTCCCGGTGGTCACGCCCAAACTGTCGAGCTACTGGATCACCTTCATCACCCGCGCCGACCAGCGTATCAGCGAAGAGCTGGTCGAAGGGCTGCTCAGCGATCTGGTCTCGGAGGATGAGGGCTTTTGGCGCCTCGCGCCCGAACACACGCGAATGTCCTTCGACGCCGCCGCGCGCGCCGCGCTATTGGACGAGCAACGCGACCTGAGCATGCGCGCGCGCGTGGCCGAGCTGCTCATCCGCACCCTCTCGTTCGGCGCGATCAAACGCGTCAGCTCGAACGACGCGTGA